TCCTTTAGTACCTCCATGGAATAAAACAGCAATGCTGGACCTAAGGTAAGAGTCTTAAGTAATTAGCTTTCCTCTCTAGATGCTGAACATGTGAATATTTATGCGTACATGTAAGATAACTTCCACAAAGTGGCCTGCTTGTTGCTGGCTGGTTGCACTGAGTTACCTGCAGGACTGCTGTTCTCACCCCAAACATTTCCTTATCCCACAGTGTTCCTCCCAGGGGGATTTCTGCTGTACGTGCAGGTGAggttggtgctgctggggcctTCAGTCCAGACAGGCCGAGCTCTTCCTCCAGAGGGTTTGTCTGACTGTTTTCCATTGCAAGCACAAAGCcatccctcctgctcctcctcatGTACACACAGTTGGGATGAGCACTGCTGTTACACAGCTGGAGCTGAACGTGTTTGGTCTTTCAGAAAATTAATGTCTTTTTCACCACTGGTGCTAATAAAGGGGAGAAGTCAATGGCCCAGCTTCATGCTGGAGTGATGGCTGCTATGGACTTGGCCCAGGACTTTGTGAGCAGGCTGTTTCTGTATTCGGACTTCTTTGAGGATTTTTGTTAATCTTTCAGTAgcttgtttatttaaattaagcCCTGATTAACTTAAGGAGCTTTCTTTGGCATTTAATGGCTTATCAGAGTAAAAGATTACACTGCCAAACCGCATATGCATTTGCAACGCAGCTATATCTGAGGTACTAAAGTTTGCCGTGTCTTATCTATTTCACTTACTACACAGAAAGCACTTTATCAGggaaaaatacaacagcaaaACTAAGGTGCTTTTATTGCCAGTGACACATAGGGGAGTGGAGCAGTGTGTGAGTGTAAGGTTAGTGCCTGTTTGTGTGTGGCTTATGATGCTGACATTTGTTGTCTGTGCCGGCTACATATGTAAACTCAGGGCCGTAGGCTTTTGATAACGTGAGTTGAATAGtaattgttaaaaaaataataaaagttgaaatatttctgattgtGTTTAGTAATTCATTGTAGAATGGGCTAAGCAAAGTCTTGTAAAGTGTCTGCAGTTGAGCTGTGCAGCTACTTCCTATGAATGGTCTGCATTCGAGAGTAAATGTGCTTCCTTATCTAGATAACTATTTCTTTGAGATCTTACAGgcaagaagagaagagaaggcaagaTTCTGGAAggcatttcttcctcctcatgcACGTGTGATCTGTGGCCTGTATGTGTTCGGAACTGTTCATATCACGGGTAGCAGGAACTATCACAAATAATTTGGAAactaactgaagaaaaaaaaatagctgctgTATCTTGAATAACATCCAGCAGATGAGTGTCTGAGAGGAGATGGAAAACAAGTGGTTGAGTTAATTATCTATTACTAATATTTGCTCAGCTTTATCCTTCACCaagatggggaaaaagaaatgaaatactgtgaTGATTCAGGGAGTAAATTATGCTGCCTGAACAAGCCCATGCAGTAACATCTATTGAAAAGGgatattctgtatttttgaagGCTCgttaaattgacccaaaaatgtATCATATAGAAAACCTGAATACAGAAACACACTTCCATTCCTGATAACTGAGAGTGTGTGTATTGAGCACAAAGCTGGTTGGTCAGTTTGTATTATTTGGCCATTTTGGATAGCTTCCATAGATGAATATGTTCTTAATTCAGCTGCCTGTTTTCCACCTGTCAGGTTTGTCTGCTGTTATTGTTCCAGCAATGCCTGGGAGAAGTCTCTTGCTGCGGAGGTTGTCAGAAGGCGTTGGGATTGCAAAGATGCCGTAAGGTATGTGTTACTGGAGCTGctcactcagcagcactgctctgcacaaGATATTACTGATGCGCAGAAAGCTCCCAGAATAGAGATCCCTTCCCATGGGATCAGCCAGGAGGATCAGCCACTTCTCCCTAGGGAGTGTGCTCTATGTAGCAGCATCTtgtagctgcagctctgctgtgaggaaCAGGGTATCAGCGAGGAGTTGGTGGAGGTCCCTGGGGCCACGAGGGCACTCTGAGTGTGGTCTGACCTTGCAGAGCCAGCTCTTGgtctgctgtgagcaggagggAGCTCATTTGTGATGAGGTTGAAACCAAAGTGGATGGCTTAGGGGAGCCCCTTCCCACTTTTGGAATGTTTATCAACTTCTCCCATCCTTCTGAATGTGCCAGTGTTTGGAGGGTGCTGGATCcgctcagagcagcacaaaacTGAGCTCTAGCCTCCAGGAGGGCTGTGCAGAACTCACTGCTAATGACTTTCTTCTGAGGGAGACATAGGCATGGTGGAGAGCTGAAAACGTCTCCTTCAGGCCTAGAGGATCTCAGCAGCCCTACACCAAGTTcccttttattttacagcaccacacagccagTCCTGCTGCCCGCAACCTGAAGACCCTCACAATTAGCCTACAGCAAGAACTATAGCTTCTGATAAAGGCTTGTGTTTAGAGGCATAGAACAAAGTGAACACAactatattttgttttttctttctctgcacaCCTGCCTGTGCTGCAATAGACTATAAACTTGAGATGCTTCTGAtaggagcagaaagcagatttcATGCATCTAGCAACCTGTAATGCCATACTCCTGGCTTGCAAACAATCCAAAGCAGCTCTTGAGCTGTAAGCTCAAGTGCTGGGCTCAGAGGGGAAGCTTAAGAGCTGCTTTCTGGCAGTATAAGTAGTTCAGACGCCCActctgtaggaagaaaaatcacaataaCCTCTtgtctcctcctctctctcccacTCACCATTACTAATTTATCCTGATTGTAATGGCTTCTATTTGCTCTAAGCAGATCCTGTTCCCTTCCTAAGACCTGAACAGCTACAGGGACATAATATTCCCAGTGGAGGATGTGTTCTTAGATCCAGGCAGACTCGGGCAGACATAATGATGGGAGCCCCCCTTTTTCAATCAGCCAACCCATGGCCGTCTTAATGTGATTGTAATCTGAGATAAAACACCTGGTGCTGCATGTGGAGATCCCATCCCATGGTATTGAGCTGTCTTTTCATTTGTTGTCCAAAGGGaacattttgcaaatgttttacGTCTCTTCAGGAACCCAGCCACCACTCTTTGTACAAGCTGGAGTGGCTGGAGCCTGTCccttgtgtgtgtgctgtgtgtgtgtgcagctctgccacTTGCAGGGGTGCAGGGACAAGCTTATCCTCTGTGCGCTCCCACCCGCTTGGTTCAAAGTGTACCAGGGTTTCACCTCCCTGTCCATTCCAGTTGCAAAACAAATGCTAATGCTGCCCTGGAGCATTGCTAGTGACCTCTCTGGTTACCTCTGAGTGATGGTCCCATTCAGCctgtgcctgctctgctgcttctgatgtGATTCCCCCCCTGACATAGCCTGAAatggtgattgagcacctggtgggaaggcagtAAAAACACGGCACCCAGACCTGCAATGGAGGGAGCCGTGAGGGTGGGGAGGAGCAAAGCATGGCTCAGAGCAACCAAAGTCGTCATGGGCTGCAAATCATGGGCATCACATATCAGAAATGACACAGCTGAGTGCCACACATCAGTGCTGCCCGTGAGTCACTGCTAACGTTCCGATAACTCGGATTTATAGGTTTAATATTTGTCTGTGGCTGTGCAGATTGCttcatcagttttctttcccatcctGAGGTCCTGTAAATGGGATCTttgggtttgttggtttttaataAACGTGCTACATTTCAAAGGATATTGAAAACTTTCCCTGCCGTTTTTTACTGAGGCACGAGCCGGTCCCGTTTGCAGGCTGGTTTAACATCGCTGTCACTGTGAGGCACTGATTTCAGCAGTGCTCATTCAGGCTCTGGGAAACTTTTTAAAACCTGACCTGATATGTTTCTTAGCCGGGTTGTCGTTACCAGCTCAGtgctcctttccctttctgtgaacccagccctgctcagggTGCATCCCACTgcctgctgagctgtgagcgGGGTGCAGTGTGTGCCCGTTCTGTGCAGGCTCAGCCGGCCCAAGCGACATCCCGAGCGCGGTGCTCGATCCCCGCCGGCAGGGCCGGCCCAGCAGCCTCggtcccgccccgccccgccccgccgtgCTCCGTCGCCGGTTGTTGGCTGCGCGCTCCTCCCGGCAGTGCGGTACAGCGCGGCCGCCATTGCATCACGGCTGGGCCGCGCCTCCGCCCGTAGCGCCGGGACACGCGGCCCGGGAGGCAGCGCTGAGGCGGAGGGAGCCCGGCCATGGCCCCGCGCTGAGCGGCGCCTCGGGGCCGGCCTAGCGCTGCCCCCCCGGGCATGGGCGGGCGCTGAGCGGGCGGCATGGAGGCCATCTGGCTCTACCAGTTCCGCCTCATCGTCATCGGCGACTCCACCGTGGGCAAGTCGTGTCTCCTGCACCGCTTCACCGAAGGCCGCTTCGCTCAGATCTCCGACCCCACGGTGGGCGTGgatttcttctccaggctggtgGAGATCGAGCCGGGCAAGAGGATCAAGCTGCAGATCTGGGACACGGCCGGGCAGGAGCGGTTCCGGTGAGTGCAGCGGGCGGCACAAAGGAGCCCGACCGGCCCTTGCGTTACTATTCGTGTCGGTGCGgcggggggaagggggaggaggggggatgAGTCCGCTGTGCTGAGGGGACACGGGGCTTTGTAGGCCGCGGGGCGGGGAACGAGCGGTGCGTCCTGCGGCTACGGCCGATCCCAGGCAGGGCACGGCGGGGCCTGCGGCGGCACCACGGCTCTTATGTGGGGGGTAACGGTGTGACAGTGAGAGCGGACGCTTTGCTCCCCAGCTCATAGCGTGGGTGCGCTTCTGTTTTTCACGCATCTCTGAGCCTCGGCTGCGCTTTCATCCCTTTCCCTCCGGAAGcgcttgttttctttcctttctcctcgTCTCCGCTCAGCATCACATCGCAGGGCCGCGCTGCCGTCATGTCGCCGTTGTTTCCATTCAGCAGATGAGGGCTGGCTGTGCTCGCTGCTCGCACAGGGGCGGGCTTTATCCCGGGGCCAGAAGCCGCCGCTTTATTAACGCTGGGTGAGAGGAGACAGCACGGCACTCGGTTGCATCAGATCCCTAAAGGCGGCTGTGTGCCATCCCTTGTACCTTGCCTCTCGCTTGTACCCTGCTGCGAGGAGGGGGGGCTGTTGGATGCCTTTGGTTTCCCATCTCTAAAATGGGGGGAAGTCTGGAGCCCTGGGGGCTGCttgttgttcttgctgttgCCTGAACCTGCATGTAGACGTAGTGACGGGCGACCTTCAGCACAAGGGCAGcggtgctcagcagcagcagcgtgagGGGCAGGAGGGTCTTTGGCACCAtggtgctggcagctcctgggctgCCCCTGAAGGATGTTCAGGGTAAAAGGCAACGTGCTGCTATCAGGGGGCTAAGCTGGAGTTGTGGGTGCAGGCAAGAAGCACAGCGGGGCATGTGCTCTTTGCAGAGCCCTTCACACTTATTTATCACAGTGCAGGGAGTTTCTTAGGAAGGAACTCCGCTATTTCATTGAGTTCTCCATTTTGAGCAtttacagctgctttgcacTAGTTCCCAGCTGTCTCACGAGGAGGAAAGCGCTGCCATTGCCTGGAAGACACCACGGTGGtatctgctgctctgcatctgtgctgcagttttgcTCTTCCTGACTGTTGTTGTGAGTTCTCTCACTCTCTGGCAATGAGAAGCTATTCCTGTGCAGTCAGGGCTTCATCTGCAGTTAAGCACGTGCCTCTGTTTTGTCACCAGCCCCCAAATGATGCTCTTTGGGTCAGCATTGAGGCTGTTTTGGAGTTGTAGAACAGCAGGGTTCTGTTCTTCCCGGATCCAGCAGGTTGTGCCCATCGCAGGTTGCTCAAATACTCCAGTTTCTTGCCTGAAACATGCCGTAAtgttaacaaaagcaaaagtgtGTGCAGCCCTCCCTGTCTGGGAACATGTGCCAGCACCTACAGAAGAGCTGAGCAGGGTCTCAAAGGGAATTGGGCAGTGAGGTGCAGAGGGAGGCGGCGTATCTTGCTTTCTGCACATCAGTAAAGAGATGTTGTGTGGAAGAGGCTTTAAGGAAAGGCACCCAGACCTTCACCCAGTTTTGCCTCAGCGCAGAGCTCTGTTCAGATCCTGTCACATCTCTCAGAAGTACCTGAGGcgctgctggtgctggcaggAGCAGCCGGGGTTGTTGTGCTGGTGCACGGGAGAAGCAGAAGTGCCTGTGACAGCATGGGGAGCAATTCAGAGTGCTGCCATGTCTGCAGCTGGAGAGCAAACAGTAGAGCTGATTCTCTTGTTCCCAAATGTGCAGAGCTGTTCTTGTCCCGGGGCCAGTAACCAGAGAGGGAAAGTTAGCCgagccagctctgctttttttctttccttccttccttttctttctttttctttagctgGATTTTCACCCATCACTGCGTGACTTTTGATAAAGCAAACCTTGAAAACGCCAGAGAGTCCTTTCTGGGGGTAGCACAATAACCTCTAACAACAGATGTTCATAGTGGAGGAAGAGTCGTCCCAAGCTAGAAGTAGCAGTGCTTTTCCCAGCAAGAAAAAGTGCAGGTCCCTGTGTAAGTTCCTTCAGGGACTGAAATCAACGAGTGCTTCTGGATGTAGAACTATTCCATGACtctgcacaaacagcacagtTTTACAGCTTCTTGTTTATTTCCACGTGTAGTAGCTCTGCTCAGTTTTgtgttctctgcagagctttgtTGGCTGACTTCATGTGCTGCTCAGGCTGCCTCAGTCTGTGGGGAACGCTTTCCATTTCTCAGCCTGAGGGTCTGCGGGACCTTCTGGGGGCTTTTTAGGGGCACAGCTCCATCTTCTGCCTTCTGACCTGTGCCCTCCCTCTTTGCCTTTTATGTATCTGCCAGGAGGTGTTTGGCTTTAGGTAAATCCTTTGAGCTGTTACAGTGCTTCTAAACCAGTGGGGCAGTCAAACCACATGGAGTACTGAGTTGGTGTGGTGGGGCCTCGTTAGGCCAATGGCAAAGAGAATATGGAAATCTGTGATAGAGAAGCCAGAATTGGTGGCGGAGTAATAACAGATCCACAATGCAGCGACCCGGGGATGGAGTTTTACGCCAGGATTAGTTGTGTTTGTGAATGACAAGATGTGCAGAGCACAAGTCAAAACTGCGAGATGTGACTGAGCAGCATTCTCTGTCCTATGTACAGGATAGGCAGGGTGGCAGGAATGCTGCCTTCTATAGCAAAGTGCTACATTGGgattaaggaaaaagaatcaaaaaagcaagcaggaaaaaaagcaaaaagtgaaaGTTGCTGTGCCCTTCCTCCCAAATAGCAGGGACTTCCACGTTTGCTTtggatggttttttttccaggtcCATCACCAGAGCCTACTACAGGAACTCGGTCGGTGGACTCCTCCTGTTTGACATTACAAACCGCAGGTCCTTCCAGAACGTCCACGAGTGGTTAGAAGAGACCAAGGTGCACGTCCAGCCCTACCAGATCGTCTTTGTTTTGGTGGGTCACAAGTGTGACCTTGACACGCAGCGGCAAGTCACCAGGCACGAGGCTGAGAAACTGGCTGCTGCTTATGGTATGAAGTACATTGAGACCTCCGCTCGGGATGCCATTAACGTGGAGAAGGCCTTCACTGATCTGACTCGAGATATATACGAGCTTGTTAAAAGGGGGGAAATTTCGATCCaggagggatgggaaggggtAAAGAGTGGGTTTGTCCCAAATGTAGTGCACTCTTCAGAAGAAGTGGTGAAATCAGATAGGAGGTGCTTGTGCTGAGCTCGTCTAGAGAGAGAAGTGGTGATGAACTCTACTAACCAAACGTACTTTACTAAGTGAACTCAGTGTGCCAGAAGGGAGAGCAACGCTCCCGTTGTGAACGGCCTCCCACAGTTTTTTGGACACGAGAACAGACCCAGGGAATAAATGTTCTGTTCCATACAACTTTTCAGAACTGGGGGCTGCAAACCTAACAGAGTGAGTGAGGGTGCATGTAGATTTTGTAACGAGACCGCAAGCAGAAGCGAGGGACAGCAGAAGGGGGCGGAGCACACAATGAGATCTGAATGGGCTTGGATGTGCCACAGTGCTGTACGTGTCCTGTTCTAAGCCAATCTATAGTGCCGTGCTGTGTGCTAAAGCCACAGTATGGATAGTGCTGTAGTACaacaagcagcagagagaaagaaaaaggacatcCGAGTTTGCATCAACTGCTTAATACCAGGAAGGTGTAAAGGCAGCATGGGTACCATTTCCTCCTAAGGCCAGTGGCATAGGAAAAGTTTCCTGATGTGGTATGCATacttctgaattgtttttcttacattctTGAACCTAGTTCAATAGTAGAGTATTCTGTGGCATTTTAAGAGGATAATAGTACTCATTTGATTGGTCATTACAATTTAAATGATCTCCCCAGGTGTTTTTCATGCTGTCAGCTGGGATTCTGAGTGGCATCGCCTGCTGCATTAGTCATTattcaatgcattttttcaATATTTGCTGCCTCACCGTGTACCTCAGTGTACCCCAGGTCAGGGATTCCCAGTGTAATTAAGTGAATGGGAGCATAAACAGGAAACCTCGTACTCACCCGCTGTATCTGGAGGCTGGAGCTTGGCACCCAGGTGGGACA
This region of Coturnix japonica isolate 7356 chromosome 4, Coturnix japonica 2.1, whole genome shotgun sequence genomic DNA includes:
- the RAB39B gene encoding ras-related protein Rab-39B isoform X1 produces the protein MEAIWLYQFRLIVIGDSTVGKSCLLHRFTEGRFAQISDPTVGVDFFSRLVEIEPGKRIKLQIWDTAGQERFRSITRAYYRNSVGGLLLFDITNRRSFQNVHEWLEETKVHVQPYQIVFVLVGHKCDLDTQRQVTRHEAEKLAAAYGMKYIETSARDAINVEKAFTDLTRDIYELVKRGEISIQEGWEGVKSGFVPNVVHSSEEVVKSDRRCLC
- the RAB39B gene encoding ras-related protein Rab-39B isoform X3, with amino-acid sequence MEAIWLYQFRLIVIGDSTVGKSCLLHRFTEGRFAQISDPTVGVDFFSRLVEIEPGKRIKLQIWDTAGQERFRSITRAYYRNSVGGLLLFDITNRRSFQNVHEWLEETKVHVQPYQIVFVLVGHKCDLDTQRQVTRHEAEKLAAAYGK
- the RAB39B gene encoding ras-related protein Rab-39B isoform X2, translating into MEAIWLYQFRLIVIGDSTVGKSCLLHRFTEGRFAQISDPTVGVDFFSRLVEIEPGKRIKLQIWDTAGQERFRSITRAYYRNSVGGLLLFDITNRRSFQNVHEWLEETKVHVQPYQIVFVLVGHKCDLDTQRQVTRHEAEKLAAAYEEN